From one Humulus lupulus chromosome 8, drHumLupu1.1, whole genome shotgun sequence genomic stretch:
- the LOC133796172 gene encoding uncharacterized protein LOC133796172 translates to MVRTRGASSKKIPVSQSRKVPSPSPPPSVSTAPLSVPAVATSVGKSCKSKARKKVFSLSHEHPMVFPDISADIINVAPPSEVVVPTRAKYHSPLSLDSSLAARANSKNVSSSSKAAACGLLKLPLKPSQSKKNSVTPKRKLGMDESSSPLTASKKRLKAHPPSLSSSESDPKEEKSESEATRDTTLSDETVPDHAESEVEFDEPEKEDVVPSEQEVESDSEPIATPVSSKAKGKRPISDPTPSPKRSGVNFKPYSSTFCYNDNAHDMVLYAQRKFIIERNYVLSDHRPYGVLTMLQDRNWTGSLVKFTGFVDRIVKEFYANLTHEIVEPKSSLYHKVFVRGHWFSFSPRDIALALHLPLAVEDDVDGASLDKDMVITELVGQKMVWSSNTVISVSNLTYTYAVLHKFATTNWKPTSHTATISFDMASFLYKVGTGLGINLASVIHDQIIGFRKGNRKNLNLPFPQVIYKVLSMQKNDLQRDQEDLVASTTAASYKASAPPTEATAAPSSKKVKPQSLKIASDDIPHASSSVATDSGLVATEIAVRASVDSLTARVMSIEGRQRSVLEALQSLSKAPIV, encoded by the coding sequence ATGGTGAGAACTCGTGGTGCTTCCTCCAAGAAGATCCCTGTTTCTCAATCCAGAAAGGTGCCATCTCCTTCGCCTCCTCCGTCTGTGTCAACGGCGCCTCTTTCTGTTCCAGCAGTTGCCACATCTGTTGGAAAATCTTGCAAATCCAAGGCACGTAAGAAAGTGTTTTCGCTCTCTCATGAACACCCCATGGTGTTTCCAGATATCTCTGCTGACATTATCAATGTTGCACCACCATCTGAAGTGGTGGTGCCCACTCGAGCCAAGTACCATTCTCCTCTTTCGCTTGATTCGTCTTTGGCGGCTAGGGCAAATTCAAAAAATGTTTCATCTTCTTCCAAAGCTGCTGCTTGTGGGCTGCTCAAATTGCCCTTAAAGCCGAGCCAGTCCAAGAAAAATTCTGTGACTCCCAAAAGGAAATTGGGAATGGACGAATCCTCTTCTCCCTTGACTGCTTCCAAGAAAAGACTGAAGGCTCATCCTCCTTCTCTGTCTTCCTCCGAATCTGATCCTAAGGAAGAAAAGTCTGAATCCGAAGCAACCCGTGATACCACATTGTCTGATGAAACGGTTCCTGACCATGCAGAATCAGAAGTGGAGTTTGATGAGCCAGAAAAAGAAGACGTTGTTCCCTCTGAACAAGAAGTCGAATCTGACTCAGAACCAATTGCAACTCCTGTGTCATCCAAGGCTAAAGGAAAGAGACCAATTTCTGATCCTACACCTTCTCCAAAACGTTCAGGTGtaaatttcaaaccttattctTCAACTTTTTGTTATAATGATAATGCTCATGATATGGTTCTCTATGCTCAAAGGAAATTTATCATTGAGAGAAATTATGTTCTGAGTGATCATCGGCCTTATGGTGTGCTCACAATGCTTCAAGATCGAAATTGGACAGGTTCTTTGGTTAAATTTACTGGTTTTGTGGATAGAATTgtcaaggaattctatgccaatcttACTCATGAAATTGTAGAACCTAAATCTTCTCTATATCATAAAGTGTTTGTTAGGGGCCAttggttctctttttctcctcgagacattGCTCTTGCTTTGCATCTTCCCCTTGCTGTCGAGGATGATGTTGATGGTGCCTCTCTTGACAAGGACATGGTTATCACTGAATTGGTAGGTCAAAAAATGGTATGGTCATCTAATACAGTCATCTCGGTCTCCAATCTCACCTACACTTATGCTGTTCTCCATAAGTTTGCCACAACAAATTGGAAGCCCACTTCTCACACCGCCACTATCTCTTTTGATATGGCATCATTTTTGTACAAGGTGGGGACCGGTCTTGGTATAAATTTGGCTTCGGTTATTCATGATCAAATCATTGGGTTTCGCAAAGGTAACAGGAAAAACTTGAATCTTCCTTTTCCTCaagttatttataaagtgttgagtaTGCAGAAAAACGATCTCCAACGTGATCAAGAAGACTTGGTGGCATCCACTACTGCTGCTTCCTACAAGGCCTCTGCCCCTCCTACTGAAGCCACTGCTGCTCCGTCCTCCAAGAAAGTCAAGCCCCAATCTCTAAAGATTGCCTCAGATGACATTCCTCATGCCTCCTCCTCTGTTGCCACAGATTCAGGACTTGTTGCAACAGAAATAGCTGTTCGAGCCTCTGTTGATTCTTTGACTGCTCGAGTGATGTCAATCGAAGGACGGCAACGTTCTGTGTTGGAGGCTCTTCAATCTCTGTCCAAAGCTCcaattgtttag